The Miscanthus floridulus cultivar M001 chromosome 7, ASM1932011v1, whole genome shotgun sequence genome includes a region encoding these proteins:
- the LOC136467297 gene encoding receptor kinase-like protein Xa21, which yields MAEDRQVKVKLTMLMLLLALCLLSHGVGNVCCSTVPENSTDMLALIDFKAVTTDPLGSLSSWNTSIHYCNWSGVTCNQKNHGRVTALKLYNQGLSGPISPSVGNLTFLHTLDLSTNQFSGQIPHLNNLQKMQILNLSYNSLDGVIPDTLTNCSNLKQLRLYHNLLNGAIPREIGLLKNLVFFALNNNNLTGTIPPSLGNITHINEFYLQVNQLEGTIPDELGHFSNISMLGLGGNNLSGNIPASLFNLSLLQGLDLATNQLSGSLPSNMGDRLSNLEWLYLGQNWLEGHIPDSLGNASMLQQLVLQSNNFTGQIPRSFGKLSSLSRLDLGLNKLEAKDSESWEFLHALENCSALQVLTLSNNQLQGVIPNSVGKLSSSLQYLILGGNKLSGTIPPNIGKLSGLVQLSLDESSLTGSIDGWLGDLKNLEYLSLRKNNLSGPIPPVIGNLKGLLKLFLDNNKFDGPIPQNLGNLQRLQKLDLSYNNLQGNIPPEVGNLKQLFNIHLSANMLSGEIPDSFGQCLALSDIQMDQNMLTGSIPAYFGNFSSLSVLNLSHNSLSGTIPTNLGDLSLLDELDLSYNHLHGQIPTNGVFKNATAISLEENQGLCGGVGDLRLPPCPTGSQKNVSKYYLIKILIPVFGFMSLLVLICFLLLEKKSPRRKNLESTSLGGYDFLKVSYNDLAQATNSFSESNLVGKGSYGTVYRGTIKESKFQVAVKVFNLEMRGAERSFMAECEALRSIQHRNLLPIITACSTVDNIGNVFKALVYEFMPNGNLDSWIHQKGDGKAAKRLGLTQTISIAANIADALDYLHHDCGRPTVHCDLKPSNVLLDEDMNALLGDFGIARFYADSRLTPPGSISSIGVKGTIGYIAPEYAQGGHPSISGDSYSFGIVLLEMMTGKRPTDPMFMDGLNLVNFVERNFPHQIYNVIDPQLQEECKDLAQNKMVPENVVHQCLASLLQAALCCAHSLPSERANMKETASNIHEIKTSHLGWKLKK from the exons CCACAGATCCTTTAGGATCCTTGAGCTCGTGGAACACTAGCATCCACTACTGCAACTGGAGTGGTGTCACATGTAACCAGAAGAACCACGGGCGAGTAACGGCACTCAAACTTTACAACCAAGGCCTGTCAGGCCCGATTTCCCCATCTGTTGGAAACCTAACATTCCTTCATACACTAGACCTGTCTACCAATCAGTTCTCTGGCCAAATACCACATCTCAACAATCTCCAGAAGATGCAAATCCTTAATCTGAGCTACAACTCATTGGATGGGGTTATTCCAGACACGCTCACAAATTGTTCCAACCTCAAGCAGTTGCGTCTCTACCATAACTTACTCAATGGTGCAATTCCTCGGGAAATAGGTCTCCTTAAGAATCTAGTCTTTTTTGCCCTTAATAACAATAATCTTACAGGGACTATCCCGCCAAGCCTTGGTAACATCACCCATATAAATGAGTTTTATCTTCAAGTAAATCAACTTGAAGGAACAATTCCTGATGAACTTGGCCACTTTTCAAATATTTCGATGCTGGGCCTTGGGGGAAATAACCTATCAGGTAATATCCCTGCAAGCCTATTTAATTTGTCCTTACTTCAAGGACTAGATTTGGCTACAAATCAGCTAAGCGGGAGTCTACCAAGCAATATGGGTGATCGTCTCTCCAATTTAGAATGGCTATACTTGGGCCAGAATTGGCTGGAAGGTCACATACCAGATTCCTTAGGTAATGCTTCAATGCTACAACAACTAGTTCTACAATCTAACAATTTCACTGGACAAATCCCTCGTTCCTTTGGGAAGCTTTCAAGTTTATCTAGACTAGACCTTGGGTTGAACAAGCTTGAAGCAAAAGATAGTGAAAGCTGGGAATTCTTGCATGCGCTAGAAAACTGCAGTGCTCTACAAGTGCTAACACTATCAAACAATCAGCTGCAGGGGGTCATACCAAATTCAGTCGGTAAATTATCGTCTAGTCTTCAGTACTTAATTTTAGGTGGAAACAAGCTGTCAGGTACAATCCCACCAAATATAGGAAAACTCTCTGGGTTGGTTCAATTATCACTAGATGAAAGCAGTCTCACTGGTAGCATTGATGGATGGCTTGGAGACCTAAAAAACCTGGAGTATTTGAGTCTTAGAAAAAACAACTTAAGCGGACCCATTCCACCCGTCATTGGCAATCTTAAAGGTTTGCTGAAGCTTTTTTTGGACAACAACAAGTTTGACGGCCCCATACCTCAGAACTTAGGAAATCTTCAAAGACTTCAAAAGTTAGACTTAAGTTACAATAATCTACAAGGCAACATTCCTCCAGAGGTTGGTAACCTTAAGCAACTCTTCAACATACATCTCTCAGCAAATATGCTTAGTGGAGAAATTCCTGATAGTTTCGGCCAATGTCTAGCCTTATCTGACATCCAGATGGACCAAAACATGCTGACAGGTAGCATTCCAGCATATTTTGGTAACTTCAGCAGTTTGAGCGTGCTGAATCTTTCACATAACAGTTTATCAGGCACCATCCCAACAAATCTAGGTGATTTATCATTGCTTGACGAACTGGATCTTTCGTACAATCATCTCCATGGGCAAATACCAACAAATGGGGTTTTCAAAAATGCCACTGCCATTTCACTTGAAGAAAATCAGGGCCTGTGTGGTGGAGTAGGCGATCTTCGTCTGCCCCCCTGCCCAACAGGTTCTCAGAAAAACGTCAGCAAATATTACTTGATTAAAATATTGATCCCGGTGTTTGGCTTCATGTCGCTGTTAGTGTTGATATGCTTTTTACTCCTTGAAAAGAAGTCGCCAAGAAGAAAAAATTTAGAATCGACCTCTTTAGGTGGCTATGATTTCCTCAAAGTTTCTTACAATGATCTGGCACAAGCCACGAATAGTTTTTCGGAATCCAACCTTGTTGGGAAAGGAAGCTATGGTACAGTGTATAGAGGGACCATAAAGGAATCAAAATTTCAAGTGGCAGTGAAGGTTTTCAACCTCGAGATGCGAGGTGCGGAGAGAAGCTTCATGGCAGAATGTGAAGCATTGAGAAGCATTCAACATCGAAATCTTCTTCCCATCATAACTGCATGCTCGACAGTGGACAATATAGGCAATGTTTTTAAAGCTTTAGTTTACGAATTCATGCCTAACGGCAACCTAGACTCGTGGATACACCAGAAAGGGGATGGAAAAGCTGCAAAGCGTCTAGGCCTAACTCAAACAATAAGCATAGCTGCTAACATTGCTGATGCACTGGACTATTTACACCACGATTGCGGAAGGCCCACTGTTCATTGCGATTTGAAGCCCAGCAACGTTCTTTTGGATGAAGACATGAATGCGCTTTTGGGAGACTTCGGCATCGCAAGGTTTTATGCTGATTCTCGCTTGACACCACCAGGTTCAATTAGTTCCATCGGTGTGAAGGGGACCATAGGCTACATTGCTCCAG AGTATGCTCAAGGTGGTCATCCATCAATTTCCGGAGATTCTTACAGTTTCGGGATCGTACTTCTAGAGATGATGACAGGCAAAAGGCCAACAGATCCTATGTTCATGGACGGACTCAACCTTGTCAACTTTGTGGAGCGTAATTTTCCACATCAAATCTATAACGTCATTGATCCTCAACTCCAAGAAGAGTGCAAGGACCTAGCACAGAATAAGATGGTACCAGAAAATGTAGTACACCAATGCTTGGCGTCATTGCTGCAAGCTGCACTTTGCTGTGCACATTCATTACCAAGCGAACGAGCGAATATGAAAGAAACAGCCAGCAACATTCATGAAATCAAGACGTCACATCTTGGATGGAAATTGAAGAAATAA